AGTCCCGCCCGTTCCGGCTGAGACCCGGCAGGCAGACGACGGCACGGCGGCCGCTTCCGCCGCCGGCCGGTGCATAGTCCCGCGCATGAAGCCGCAATCCATCCGGAGCGGAAATGAAACGGCTGGTGGAATGCGTCATGTGCCGGCGCCCGTATCTGGTTTGCGGCCAGACTAGAGAGGCCTTGAGGGCGAGGCAAGCCGCTCAAGCTGCCGGCGGCGATTACCGCCCCACACTCAAGTCGTGCACGATATCGGCCTTCTGGCCGAGCCGGGTCTTGTAGACCTGATAGTTCTCCATGACGCGCTGCACATAGCCGCGGGTCTCGGAGAAGGGGATGCGCTCGACCCAGTCGACGACCTCGTCGATGGGCTTGCCGCGCGGGTCGCCATAGCGGGCGATCCACTGCGGGACGCGGCGCGGGCCGGCATTATAGGCGATGAAGGTGAGCACGTAGGAGCCGCCGAAATCGCTGATCTGCTCGCCGAGATAATGCGCGCCGAGCGTGGCGTTGTAGGCCGCGTCCGTCGTCAGCCGCTCCTTCGAATAGGCGAGGCCGTAACGCTTCGCCACGCCTTCCGCAGTGCCGGGCATAAGCTGGAGCAGGCCACGTGCATTGGCGGGCGAGACTGCGGCGGGGTTGAAGGCGCTTTCCTGCCGGGCGATGGCATAAGCGAGCGCCTTGCCGGAGCCGGAAATATTGGCGCCGTCCGGGATGACGCCGATGGGGAAGGCGAGCGCCGCCACGTCGATGCCGCGCCCGAAGGCGATCTTGCCGATCTGCAGGGAAAGCTGGTGATTGCCTTCCTTCTCCGCCTGTGCGGCGAGAAGGGCGAGCTCGCCGGGACTCATCAGGTCACCGGCAAGCGCGCGGTAGAGGCTGTCGCCGCGCCAGCCGTGACCGGCGGCCTGCAGGCGGGCGATGGCCTGCACCGCCTCGCGCTGGTGGAAGCGTGCCCGTTCCTCGGCCGTTGGCGTCGGATATGAGACGTTCAGCGTCTTGCGGCCAAGCCGCGCGCCGGCAAGCTGGCCGTAGAAGGTGCCCGGGAAATTGGCCGCCTTGGAGAAATAGTCCTTCGCCTCGCCCGGGCCACCCTTTTCGGCCGCGCGGCCGAGCCAGTACCAGGCGCGGGAAACGGAGAGCGGGCGGTCGGAGGCTTGCAGGATTCGCCGGAAGTGCCTGGCGGCGGTCTTCGCCTCGCCAAGATCGCGCAGCGCATACCAGCCGGCATGGAACTCCGCCTCCACGATGTCCGCCGGATCGTCCGCGCCGTGGTGGGCGGCGACGCGATAGGCGTCGCGATAGTCGCCGAGATCGGCAAGGCCGCGGCTGACGATACGCTGCTCGTTCCACCAGGCACCGGGGTTGACGAGGCGAGCCGGCTCCTCCGGCATGGCGTCGAACAGTTTTGCCGCCGCGCGATACTCTTCCTTGTTCCGAAGGTTGCGGATGCGCAGATAGGTATAGGCCGGGTCCTGGTGCCAGCGGGCATCCACCGCCTTGATAAGGTCGCCGGCCGTCTTGCTCTTGCCGAGAACAGCCGCCCAGGCGCGGTAAAGCGACTGCGCCTTGCCGAGATCGCCGAAACGCTGCGCCTGTTCCGTGCGGTCGCGGTAGAGCAGCATGTCCATGCGCGCCTTGTGATCGGCGGCGGTGAGCAGCGTGCCGAACTCGCCGAGAATCTGGCTTTCGAGATCGGGCGAGAGCGTTTCCTTCTGCCAGAAGGATTGCAGGATCTCCGTGGCGCGCGCCGGATTGCCCGTCGCGACCAGCGCGCGGCTGAGCACGATGGCGCCCTCGGCCGTCTCCGGCCGCGTCGTGCCGAAGGCGGCAAGCACATCGGCCGTGGGTGGATTTTCCCGGGCGAGCGCCCGTTCGGAATGGGTGCGCAGCGCGGCGAGGCCCGGCCAGCCCTTCAGCTCGCGCTGGGCGTTCGCGATTTCCCAGGAGGGTACCCCGCGCTGGCCCGAAACGGCGATCGCCCAGGTCAGGATATGGCGGTCGAGGCTGCCCTCGGGCAGGCGGTCGCGCGCGGCGATGGCGGAGGCTGCATCGCGGTTGGAGAGTGCGTCGAGACCGTCGCGCAGGTCCGCGCTCACCGGCTGCATGCTGTCCGCGCGCGGAATGGCGCTTGTAATGAAATCCTTCGACGGCATGTCGGCGGCAAAGCCGAGCGGCTTCATCGCGGGTGTCGCGGCATTCTCCGCCTCGACGGAGGAGGGGCGCAGGGCAAGGCCGGCCACGCCGGCCAGCAGCAAGGTGCAAAGGATGAAACTGTTTCGCAAGATCATGCTACATCCCGGATACCTGCCAGCGGGCGGCGCGTCCGATCGTCACTTTCCGCCCGAATACCGACAATGATTAACCCTTTGTTGCCTTAACGAAACCTTAACCGCGGCCGTCACGAAGCCGTGAAGGCGGACCCTGACGAAGCGACGGGCCGGACAGGACGAATATTCGTTCGCCCGCGCCATTTCCGCCTTGTTCATGCATGAAAAACGCCTGCCGCGCCGCTTGCCGCATGACGGTCACATGATTATTGTGCGGCAGCTTTTTAACCACGGAATACGGCCAAAGCATGTAAGCCTCGCGGCTGCTCGGGCCTCAGGAGTTCTCGATGTTCAAGGGATCCATTCCCGCCCTCGTCACCCCCTTCACGAATGCCAGCACTGTCGACGAAGAAGCCTTCGCCGCGCATGTGGAGTGGCAGATCGGCGAAGGCAGCCACGGCCTCGTTCCGGTCGGCACCACCGGCGAATCGCCGACGCTGTCGCATGACGAGCACAAACGGGTGGTGGAGCTGTGCATCGAGGTTGCCGCCGGCCGTGTTCCCGTCATCGCCGGCGCGGGCTCCAACAACACGAAGGAAGCGATCGACCTTGCCCAGCACGCCGAAAAGGCGGGCGCGGATGCGATCCTCGTCGTGACGCCCTATTACAACAAGCCGACGCAGAAGGGGCTTTTCGCGCATTATGCGGCAATCGCCGAGGCCGTGAAGCTGCCGATCGTCATATACAACATCCCCGGCCGCTCCGTGGTCGACATGACGCCGGAGACGATGGGCGCGCTGCACAAGGCGCATCCGTCCATCATGGGCGTCAAGGATGCGACGGGCAAGATCGAGCGCGTTTCCGAACAGCGCATCGCCTGCGGCAAGGACTTCGTCCAGCTTTCCGGCGAGGATGCGACCGCGCTCGGCTTCAACGCCCATGGTGGCATCGGCTGCATCTCCGTTACCGCCAATGCCGCCCCGCGCCTGTGCGCCGATTTCCAGAAGGCGACGCTTGCCGGCGATTATGCCAAGGCCCTGGAATACCAGGACAAGCTGATGCCGCTGCACAAGGCGATCTTCATGGAGCCGGGCGTTTGCGGGGCGAAATACGCGCTGAACCGCACCCGCGGCCTCAACCGGACCGTTCGCTCGCCGCTGCTCTCCTCGCTTGAGCCGGCCACGGAGGCGGCAATCGACGCGGCGCTTCGCCACGCCGGCCTGCTGAACTGATATGGCGACGAAGGCACGTCCCACGACGATCAAGAAGGTTGTGGCGGAGAACCGCAAGGCCCGCTTCAACTACGAGATCATCGATACCTACGAGGCCGGTCTGGTGCTGACCGGCACGGAGGTCAAGTCGCTGCGTGAGGGCAAGGCCAATATCGCGGAATCCTACGCATCCGACGAGGACGGCGAAATCTGGCTGATCAACTCCTA
This DNA window, taken from Shinella zoogloeoides, encodes the following:
- a CDS encoding lytic transglycosylase domain-containing protein; the protein is MILRNSFILCTLLLAGVAGLALRPSSVEAENAATPAMKPLGFAADMPSKDFITSAIPRADSMQPVSADLRDGLDALSNRDAASAIAARDRLPEGSLDRHILTWAIAVSGQRGVPSWEIANAQRELKGWPGLAALRTHSERALARENPPTADVLAAFGTTRPETAEGAIVLSRALVATGNPARATEILQSFWQKETLSPDLESQILGEFGTLLTAADHKARMDMLLYRDRTEQAQRFGDLGKAQSLYRAWAAVLGKSKTAGDLIKAVDARWHQDPAYTYLRIRNLRNKEEYRAAAKLFDAMPEEPARLVNPGAWWNEQRIVSRGLADLGDYRDAYRVAAHHGADDPADIVEAEFHAGWYALRDLGEAKTAARHFRRILQASDRPLSVSRAWYWLGRAAEKGGPGEAKDYFSKAANFPGTFYGQLAGARLGRKTLNVSYPTPTAEERARFHQREAVQAIARLQAAGHGWRGDSLYRALAGDLMSPGELALLAAQAEKEGNHQLSLQIGKIAFGRGIDVAALAFPIGVIPDGANISGSGKALAYAIARQESAFNPAAVSPANARGLLQLMPGTAEGVAKRYGLAYSKERLTTDAAYNATLGAHYLGEQISDFGGSYVLTFIAYNAGPRRVPQWIARYGDPRGKPIDEVVDWVERIPFSETRGYVQRVMENYQVYKTRLGQKADIVHDLSVGR
- the dapA gene encoding 4-hydroxy-tetrahydrodipicolinate synthase, which gives rise to MFKGSIPALVTPFTNASTVDEEAFAAHVEWQIGEGSHGLVPVGTTGESPTLSHDEHKRVVELCIEVAAGRVPVIAGAGSNNTKEAIDLAQHAEKAGADAILVVTPYYNKPTQKGLFAHYAAIAEAVKLPIVIYNIPGRSVVDMTPETMGALHKAHPSIMGVKDATGKIERVSEQRIACGKDFVQLSGEDATALGFNAHGGIGCISVTANAAPRLCADFQKATLAGDYAKALEYQDKLMPLHKAIFMEPGVCGAKYALNRTRGLNRTVRSPLLSSLEPATEAAIDAALRHAGLLN